A region from the Syntrophorhabdaceae bacterium genome encodes:
- a CDS encoding Gfo/Idh/MocA family oxidoreductase codes for MNIGIIGYGYWGPNLVRNFSLEQDCTVSCIADSRAERLKIAERLYPSMKTTTRPEDILMDNAIEAVIIATPVHTHYQLARSAMERKKHVLVEKPMTMSHAEAKELVQLAQEQGITLMVDHTFLYTGAVKKMKEIIGRGDLGNIQYYDSTRINLGLFQHDINVLWDLAPHDIAILLHLIDEKPTSVQAIGVTHTNNGIENIAYLTLYYQSGMIAHCSCSWSSPVKVRTTYIGGTQKMIVYDDMEGTEKVKVYDTGFEIKTDEEKHRTLVDYRTGDIYTPKIDTKEALAEMAHDFVMAVKHEKEPISSWKVGYDVVNILESAQISIKSNGSKITLLNGLGGRA; via the coding sequence ATGAATATAGGTATCATCGGTTACGGCTACTGGGGCCCCAACCTCGTCCGCAATTTCTCGCTTGAACAGGATTGCACGGTTTCCTGCATCGCGGACAGCCGTGCTGAAAGGTTGAAAATAGCAGAGAGGCTATACCCATCGATGAAAACCACCACGAGACCGGAAGATATCCTCATGGATAACGCTATCGAGGCCGTTATTATAGCCACCCCGGTACATACCCATTATCAGCTCGCCAGATCGGCCATGGAGAGAAAGAAACATGTACTTGTCGAAAAACCCATGACCATGTCTCACGCCGAGGCCAAAGAGCTTGTGCAACTGGCCCAAGAACAGGGGATCACTTTGATGGTAGACCATACTTTTCTTTACACCGGAGCCGTGAAAAAGATGAAAGAGATCATCGGACGCGGCGACCTTGGCAACATTCAATACTATGACTCCACGAGGATCAATCTCGGGCTCTTTCAGCACGATATCAACGTGCTTTGGGATCTCGCCCCGCACGATATCGCCATCCTGTTGCACCTGATCGACGAAAAGCCTACGAGCGTCCAGGCAATAGGCGTCACGCACACGAATAACGGTATCGAGAACATAGCCTATCTCACCCTCTATTATCAGAGCGGTATGATAGCCCACTGCAGTTGTTCCTGGTCATCGCCTGTAAAGGTACGCACGACCTACATCGGTGGCACGCAAAAGATGATCGTCTATGACGACATGGAGGGCACCGAAAAGGTGAAGGTCTACGATACGGGCTTTGAAATAAAGACAGACGAAGAGAAGCACAGAACCCTTGTAGATTACCGAACAGGCGACATTTATACGCCTAAGATCGATACCAAAGAAGCCCTGGCCGAGATGGCCCACGACTTCGTTATGGCCGTCAAGCATGAAAAGGAGCCTATTTCAAGCTGGAAAGTAGGTTATGACGTGGTCAACATCCTTGAATCAGCGCAGATATCTATCAAAAGCAACGGCAGCAAGATCACCCTGCTCAACGGTCTCGGAGGCAGGGCGTGA
- a CDS encoding acyltransferase, protein MKVITVETERQSIINVSVGNNVRLFNFVNAYHCSIDDNSKIGAFVEIQKNATIGKNCKISSHSFICEGVRIDDNVFVGHNVTFINDKYPSAVNDDGTMQTDNDWGVIGTHVKKGASIGSSATIICGVVIGEDAIVGAGSVVTKDVAPRTVVAGNPARFIRSVDLKHAAHI, encoded by the coding sequence GTGAAGGTCATTACCGTTGAGACCGAAAGGCAGTCTATCATCAATGTCTCAGTTGGCAACAATGTAAGGCTCTTTAATTTCGTCAACGCGTACCATTGCTCAATCGACGATAATTCGAAGATAGGCGCCTTCGTGGAGATCCAGAAAAACGCCACGATCGGAAAGAACTGCAAGATATCAAGTCACAGCTTTATATGCGAAGGCGTCCGTATCGACGACAATGTCTTTGTGGGGCACAATGTAACCTTTATCAACGACAAATATCCGAGCGCGGTCAATGACGACGGTACCATGCAGACCGACAACGATTGGGGCGTCATAGGAACTCACGTAAAAAAAGGCGCATCGATCGGGTCTTCGGCCACTATCATATGCGGGGTCGTTATCGGTGAAGATGCGATCGTCGGGGCGGGATCTGTGGTCACAAAGGATGTGGCTCCGAGAACTGTGGTAGCAGGCAATCCAGCGAGATTCATAAGAAGTGTAGACTTAAAACACGCAGCTCATATATAG
- a CDS encoding DegT/DnrJ/EryC1/StrS family aminotransferase gives MADKISFLDLKRQYETIKDEVASALLDVCSRTAFSGGPFVEGFEKQFAEYCGARFGIAVNSGTSALHLAMIALGIGPGDEVIVPADTFIATAWAPSYVGATPVFVDCTADTWNIDPARIEKAITPRTRAIIGVHLYGQPFDIDAVQSIASERNLFLIEDAAQAHGARYKTKPVGTFGEVAGFSCYPGKNLGGYGEGGIITTNSSAYAEHIQRLRNHGSSVRYYHDELGFNMRMDGFQGAVLSVKLKYLDSWNARRKEIANKYFSGITNPAVKMQSQPAWSDSIYHLFVITAEDREAMIGHLERNGIFPGLHYPVPCHLQKAYAHLDYKKGDCPNAEYLADHCISLPMFAELTNGEVDRVIETVNAFRP, from the coding sequence ATGGCCGACAAAATCTCCTTTCTCGATTTGAAACGACAGTACGAAACCATCAAGGACGAAGTGGCTTCAGCCCTTCTTGATGTCTGTTCACGGACAGCCTTCTCCGGAGGGCCCTTCGTAGAAGGCTTTGAAAAACAGTTTGCTGAGTACTGCGGGGCACGGTTCGGGATCGCTGTCAACAGCGGCACCTCCGCGCTTCACCTTGCCATGATCGCACTCGGCATCGGTCCGGGCGACGAGGTTATCGTTCCGGCCGACACCTTTATTGCCACCGCATGGGCGCCATCGTATGTGGGTGCGACGCCGGTCTTTGTGGATTGCACTGCAGACACCTGGAACATCGATCCCGCAAGAATAGAGAAGGCTATCACACCCCGGACAAGGGCGATCATCGGTGTCCACCTCTACGGACAACCCTTCGATATAGACGCAGTACAATCAATAGCCTCAGAGCGTAACCTCTTTCTCATCGAAGATGCAGCTCAGGCGCACGGCGCCCGGTACAAAACAAAACCCGTTGGAACCTTCGGAGAGGTGGCCGGGTTCAGCTGTTACCCGGGAAAGAATCTCGGCGGTTACGGCGAGGGCGGCATCATCACGACTAACAGCTCGGCCTACGCAGAGCATATCCAACGTCTCAGAAACCACGGCAGTTCTGTCCGTTACTATCATGATGAATTGGGCTTCAACATGCGCATGGATGGCTTCCAGGGCGCTGTCCTGAGCGTCAAGCTGAAATATCTCGACAGCTGGAATGCACGCAGGAAAGAGATAGCGAATAAGTACTTTTCAGGGATCACTAATCCGGCTGTGAAGATGCAGTCTCAGCCGGCATGGTCAGACTCCATCTACCATCTTTTTGTGATTACGGCTGAAGACCGGGAGGCCATGATCGGTCATCTGGAAAGAAACGGCATCTTCCCCGGGCTCCACTATCCGGTACCATGTCACCTGCAAAAAGCGTATGCGCATCTTGACTACAAGAAAGGCGATTGCCCCAACGCGGAATATCTTGCTGATCATTGTATCTCCCTTCCCATGTTCGCCGAACTCACAAATGGTGAGGTTGACCGAGTCATTGAGACCGTTAACGCATTCCGTCCATAG